TGCGGTTGACAATACGATAAAGCCATCCTGTTCCTTCACGACATGGCGTACATTGCCCGCAGGATTCTTCAAAATAAAAATAAGACAACCGCTCCAATGCTCTGACCATACATGTCGTATCATCCATGATGATAACAGCACCAGAGCCTAACATAGAACCAGCTTTGGCGATCGAATCGTAATCCATATCCGTCTGCATCATAATGTCACCAGGCAATACTGGCATAGAAGATCCGCCTGGAATACAGGCTTTTAACTTCCGTCCTCCACGCATTCCACCAGCGAGTTCCAGTAATTCTGTAAATGGAGTTCCGAGCGGTATCTCATAGTTACCAGGTTTATTCACATGTCCCGATACTGAAAAAATTTTAGTCCCGCCATTATTGGGCTTTCCAAGCTGAAGATATTTCTCTCCGCCATTCCGGATAATCCAAGGGACAGAAGAAAAAGTTTCAGTATTATTAATCGTAGTTGGCTTGCCATACAAACCAAAATTCGCTGGAAATGGCGGTTTAAAACGAGGTTGGCCTTTTTTACCTTCTATGGATTCCAGTAGCGCGGTTTCTTCACCACAAATATACGCACCGTAACCGTGATGATTATGCAATTGGAAACTGAACGAGGAGCCTAATATATTATTTCCCAAATAGCCTGCTGCTCGCGCTTCTTCAACAGCGTCTTCCATTCGCTCATAGGTTTCCCATATCTCACCATGAATATAGTTATACCCTGCTTTTACACCCATCGCATATGCCGCTATTATCATTCCTTCGATCAGCAGATGAGGATTAAATCGCATTATATCGCGATCCTTAAAGGTGCCTGGCTCTCCCTCGTCCGAATTACATACGATATATTTATCGCCCTCATACCCTTTCGGCATGAAACTCCACTTTAATCCGGTTGGAAAGCCAGCTCCGCCTCGTCCACGAAGGGCTGATTTCTTAACTTCTTCAATCACTTCCTCAGGAGAAATTTTTTTCGCCAGTATTTTTCTAAGTGCTGCATAGCCTTCACGCTTTTCATAGCTTTTAAGCCGCCAATTTTCAGGATCGGAAGGATTCACTCCGTTCATTAATGTTTGCGGAAACTGATTCATTTGCCCAGTTCCTTCAGCAATTTATCGATCATCTCATTGGACATAAAGCTGCACATACGTTTGTTATTAACCAGTAATACTGGCGCATCGCCACAGGCGCCAAAACACTCGCCTTCTTTCAGGGTGAATTTCCCATCCGGTGTTGTTTGATTAAAACCAATACCTAATCTTTGCTTCAAATATGCTGCCGTATCATTACTACCCGATAACGCACAAGGCAGATTGGTACATACCGTAATTTTATATTCACCAACGGGTTCCAGGTTATACATATTGTAAAACGTGGCCACTTCATAAACCGCGATGGGTGTCATACCTAAATATTCCGCGACGAAATTCATGGTTTCGTTTGCAAGCCAGCCTTTTTCTTCTTGTGCAATTGCAAGTGCTGACATGACAGCGGATTGTTTTTGATCAAGCGGATACTTCGCGATTTCTCGATCAATTCTCTTAAGGGATTCAGTGCTTAACATCGTTATCTATCTATCTCACCAAATACTATGTCTTGCGTACCAATGATAGCAACCACGTCAGAAATCATATGACCTCTCGACATTTCATCCAAAGCAGCCAGATGCGCAAATCCAGGTGCGCGTATTTTCAAACGGTAGGGTTTATTTGCACCATTCGATACTAAATAAATACCGAATTCACCTTTAGGGTGCTCAACCGCTACGTAGGCCTCACCCGGGGGCACATGAAATCCTTCCGTAAATAATTTGAAATGATGAATCATTTCTTCCATGTTTTGTTTCATACCGACACGTGAAGGCGGCGCAACTTTGTGATTATCAGTAATCACCGGTCCCGAATTTTTACGTAACCAATCGACACATTGCTTAATGATGCGATTGGATTGACGGAACTCTTCCATACGTACCAAATAGCGATCATAACAGTCGCCATTAACTCCAACAGGTATATCGAAATCCAGGCGGTCGTAAACTTCATAAGGTTGTTTCTTTCTTAGATCCCATTCGACCCCTGAGCCGCGCAACATAGGACCGGTAAAGCCCAATGCTTTAGCACGTTCAGGCGAAACAACACCGATATCAACCAAACGCTGTTTCCAAATTCTATTATCTGTCAATAATGTTTCATATTCATCAACATATGTTGGAAAACGATTGGTAAAATCTTCGATAAAATCTAACAGCGTACCTTCTCTATTCGTATTTCGTATGCGTGTTTCTTTTTCACTATGAATCTTAGAAGACTGGTACTTCGGCATTGTATCGGGTAAGTCACGATAGACACCACCGGGCCGGTAATAGGCGGCATGTAATCTGGCACCCGATACTGCTTCGTAACAATCCATCAGATCTTCTCTCTCACGGAATGCATACAAAAACATTGTCATTGCGCCCACATCCAATGCATGCGCGCCGATCCATAACAGGTGATTCAGTATGCGGGTGATTTCATCGAACATCACCCGGATATATTGCGCTCTAATTGGCACTTCGATTTGCAGCAGTTTTTCGATCGCCATGACATACGCATGTTCATTGACCATCATCGAAACATAATCCAGCCGATCCATATACGGTACGGATTGGAGGTATGTTTTATTTTCCGCTAATTTCTCAGTAGCACGATGCAATAATCCAATATGGGGATCAGCACGCTTTACAACTTCTCCATCTAATTCCAATACAAGCCTCAACACGCCGTGCGCTGCAGGGTGCTGCGGTCCAAAATTCATGGTGTAATTACGTATTTCGGCCATAAGCTACTTCATAAAATTCTTATAAGATACAATGCAAGAGACTCAATAGTCGTTATGATTCACAGTCGCCATAATGTTCTTCACGAATTACAAGCGGTGTGATTTCTCTCGGTTCGATAGTAACAGGTTGGTAAATGACACGCTTTTGCTCAGCATCATAACGCATTTCAACATGACCGGTGATTGGAAAATCTTTGCGGAACGGATTGCCTATAAAACCATAGTCGGTCAATATACGACGCAAATCCGGATGACCGGTAAAAACTATTCCATAGAGATCAAACGCCTCGCGCTCAAACCAATTAGCAGTTGGCCAAATTTCAGTCACTGAATCCACACTCGGAAATTCATTATTCTCAGCTAAAACCCGAATGCGTAACCGATAGTTCTTTTCTACTGAGAGTAAGTGATAGATCACAGCAAATCGCTTATTACGCAGACCATGCCTTGCTGACAACTCGTCGCCATAAGCTGAGTAATCAATACCACACAGGTCTATCAATGTATCAAATCTTAATTGAGAATTGTCTCGTAAATTTGTACACGCAGTGATGATATCTTCCGCGCGCACTATGATCGTTATCTCACCGAAATGTGTTTGCAAACTGACCAATTTATCGCCCAACACATCCTTCAATGCTGCCGCAAGATTCTCTAATTGAGTAGTAGACATAGGGTTAGCGTGCAATAGTATTGGTACGGTTTATTTTATTTTGTAGCTGAATAATGCCATACAGCAAGGCTTCAGCTGTCGGTGGACATCCAGGTACATAAATATCAACAGGCACGATACGATCACATCCACGAACTACCGAATAAGAGTAGTGATAATACCCGCCACCATTTGCACAGGATCCCATGGATATCACCCAGCGTGGCTCTGCCATTTGATCGTAAACCTTGCGTAAAGCCGGCGCCATCTTGTTGCAGAGCGTGCCGGCGACAATCATTACATCCGATTGGCGTGGACTAGGTCTAAATACAATACCAAAACGATCAAGATCG
The DNA window shown above is from Nitrosomonas sp. Is35 and carries:
- a CDS encoding NuoB/complex I 20 kDa subunit family protein, with protein sequence MSIEGTLEKGFVTASLDSIINWGRTGSMWPMTFGLACCAVEMMETGASRYDLDRFGIVFRPSPRQSDVMIVAGTLCNKMAPALRKVYDQMAEPRWVISMGSCANGGGYYHYSYSVVRGCDRIVPVDIYVPGCPPTAEALLYGIIQLQNKINRTNTIAR
- the nuoE gene encoding NADH-quinone oxidoreductase subunit NuoE, which translates into the protein MLSTESLKRIDREIAKYPLDQKQSAVMSALAIAQEEKGWLANETMNFVAEYLGMTPIAVYEVATFYNMYNLEPVGEYKITVCTNLPCALSGSNDTAAYLKQRLGIGFNQTTPDGKFTLKEGECFGACGDAPVLLVNNKRMCSFMSNEMIDKLLKELGK
- the nuoF gene encoding NADH-quinone oxidoreductase subunit NuoF, with amino-acid sequence MNQFPQTLMNGVNPSDPENWRLKSYEKREGYAALRKILAKKISPEEVIEEVKKSALRGRGGAGFPTGLKWSFMPKGYEGDKYIVCNSDEGEPGTFKDRDIMRFNPHLLIEGMIIAAYAMGVKAGYNYIHGEIWETYERMEDAVEEARAAGYLGNNILGSSFSFQLHNHHGYGAYICGEETALLESIEGKKGQPRFKPPFPANFGLYGKPTTINNTETFSSVPWIIRNGGEKYLQLGKPNNGGTKIFSVSGHVNKPGNYEIPLGTPFTELLELAGGMRGGRKLKACIPGGSSMPVLPGDIMMQTDMDYDSIAKAGSMLGSGAVIIMDDTTCMVRALERLSYFYFEESCGQCTPCREGTGWLYRIVNRIEHGKGRLEDLELLDNIADNIQGRTICALGDAAAMPVRAMIQHFRSEFVYHIEHKQCMV
- a CDS encoding NADH-quinone oxidoreductase subunit C — encoded protein: MSTTQLENLAAALKDVLGDKLVSLQTHFGEITIIVRAEDIITACTNLRDNSQLRFDTLIDLCGIDYSAYGDELSARHGLRNKRFAVIYHLLSVEKNYRLRIRVLAENNEFPSVDSVTEIWPTANWFEREAFDLYGIVFTGHPDLRRILTDYGFIGNPFRKDFPITGHVEMRYDAEQKRVIYQPVTIEPREITPLVIREEHYGDCES
- a CDS encoding NADH-quinone oxidoreductase subunit D; the protein is MAEIRNYTMNFGPQHPAAHGVLRLVLELDGEVVKRADPHIGLLHRATEKLAENKTYLQSVPYMDRLDYVSMMVNEHAYVMAIEKLLQIEVPIRAQYIRVMFDEITRILNHLLWIGAHALDVGAMTMFLYAFREREDLMDCYEAVSGARLHAAYYRPGGVYRDLPDTMPKYQSSKIHSEKETRIRNTNREGTLLDFIEDFTNRFPTYVDEYETLLTDNRIWKQRLVDIGVVSPERAKALGFTGPMLRGSGVEWDLRKKQPYEVYDRLDFDIPVGVNGDCYDRYLVRMEEFRQSNRIIKQCVDWLRKNSGPVITDNHKVAPPSRVGMKQNMEEMIHHFKLFTEGFHVPPGEAYVAVEHPKGEFGIYLVSNGANKPYRLKIRAPGFAHLAALDEMSRGHMISDVVAIIGTQDIVFGEIDR